The Nesterenkonia xinjiangensis genome contains a region encoding:
- the proB gene encoding glutamate 5-kinase gives MSTPRLTQSLITERAEIIRARRLVVKVGSSSLTTIDGGISVDALNRLVDALQLLRARGTEIVLVSSGAIAAGLAPLGLARRPHDLATQQAAAAVGQGLLLAHYNRAFASYRTPVSQVLLTVEDLIRRTQYTNALRAIEKLLSLGSVPIVNENDAVATHEIRFGDNDRLAALTANLIRADGLVLLSDVDALHDGPPDQGGRPVSTVRGPEDLVGVTLGRRGKAGVGTGGMVTKVEAAQITAANGIPAMLTSADQAPRLFAGEGVGTYFVAQGRRRGARSAWLAHLAHVKGRLTIDEGAVAAVVEGRRSLLPAGIARVSGEFEATDPVEIADLRGVVRARGLVSYSSTELPNMLGRSTADLGRDLGADYERPVVHTDDMVRVPVL, from the coding sequence ATGAGCACCCCCCGCCTGACCCAGTCGCTCATCACCGAGCGGGCCGAGATCATCCGGGCCCGCCGGCTGGTCGTGAAGGTGGGCTCCTCATCGCTGACCACCATCGACGGCGGCATCTCGGTGGACGCGCTCAACCGACTCGTGGACGCCCTGCAGCTGCTGCGGGCGCGCGGCACTGAGATCGTCCTGGTCTCCTCCGGCGCGATCGCCGCCGGTCTGGCCCCGCTCGGCCTGGCGCGCCGGCCCCACGACCTCGCCACCCAGCAGGCGGCCGCCGCCGTGGGGCAGGGCCTGCTGCTGGCCCACTACAACCGCGCCTTCGCCAGCTACCGGACCCCTGTCTCCCAGGTGCTGCTCACCGTGGAGGACCTGATCCGCCGGACGCAGTACACGAATGCGCTGCGGGCCATCGAGAAGCTGCTGAGCCTGGGCTCCGTGCCGATCGTCAACGAGAACGACGCCGTCGCGACCCACGAGATCCGTTTCGGGGACAATGACCGGCTCGCCGCGCTCACCGCCAACCTCATCCGAGCCGACGGGCTGGTGCTGCTCTCCGACGTGGATGCGCTCCACGACGGGCCGCCCGACCAGGGCGGACGTCCGGTCTCCACGGTGCGCGGTCCGGAGGACCTCGTGGGCGTGACCCTGGGCAGGCGGGGGAAGGCCGGCGTGGGCACAGGGGGCATGGTCACCAAGGTGGAGGCCGCGCAGATCACCGCGGCCAACGGGATTCCCGCGATGCTCACATCCGCAGACCAGGCTCCGCGCCTCTTCGCGGGGGAAGGGGTCGGGACCTACTTCGTGGCCCAGGGCCGTCGTCGTGGGGCACGGTCCGCCTGGCTGGCCCACCTGGCCCATGTCAAGGGCCGACTCACCATCGATGAGGGGGCCGTGGCCGCCGTCGTCGAGGGCAGGAGGTCCCTGCTGCCGGCGGGGATCGCACGCGTCAGCGGGGAGTTCGAGGCCACGGATCCTGTGGAGATCGCCGATCTGCGAGGGGTGGTGCGTGCTCGAGGGCTGGTCAGCTACTCCTCCACGGAGCTGCCGAACATGCTGGGACGGTCCACCGCGGATCTCGGGAGGGACCTGGGCGCCGACTATGAGCGCCCCGTAGTCCACACCGACGACATGGTCAGAGTCCCAGTCCTCTGA
- a CDS encoding glutamate-5-semialdehyde dehydrogenase, protein MSEQQTTEQQQTTEQQQDLGEEIRSLSHRARAASKRLAQMDREHKDRTLGAVAQGLRESRVALLESNREDLERGREAGLSRALLDRLSLDEARIEQLAASVEEIIGLEDPIGRVVQGRTLPNGLRLTQVTVPLGVVGAIYEARPNVTVDIAALALKSGNAALLRGGSAALRSNETLLSIMREALRSTAAPVDAVLSIDPYGRKGATELMTQLGSVDVLIPRGGRELIQHVVRNSRVPVIETGEGNVHVYVDATADPDTARDIVVNAKTHRPSVCNAAETLLLHRDAEKAGREVLRGLLRVGVDLHLDPRARDWLPVPEPEDPAQDRTQGEVLELTDKDYATEYLDLQMAVGVVDSLDEAIEHIGRWTTGHTEAIITDSVADADRFVAEIDAAAVIVNASTRFTDGGQFGLGAEVGISTQKMHARGPMGMGQLTTTKWIVRGEGQVRA, encoded by the coding sequence ATGAGCGAGCAGCAGACCACCGAGCAGCAGCAGACCACCGAGCAGCAGCAGGACCTCGGCGAGGAGATCCGAAGCCTGTCCCACCGCGCCCGGGCGGCCTCCAAGCGCCTGGCGCAGATGGATCGTGAGCACAAGGACCGGACGCTCGGAGCCGTGGCCCAGGGACTGCGGGAGTCGCGTGTCGCGCTCCTGGAGTCCAACCGTGAGGACCTGGAGCGCGGACGAGAGGCCGGGCTCAGCCGTGCGCTGCTGGACCGGCTGTCCCTCGACGAGGCTCGGATCGAGCAGCTGGCCGCCTCGGTGGAGGAGATCATCGGTCTGGAGGATCCGATCGGCCGGGTCGTGCAGGGCCGCACACTGCCGAACGGGCTGCGGCTCACCCAGGTCACCGTGCCGCTCGGGGTGGTCGGAGCCATCTACGAGGCCCGCCCCAACGTCACCGTGGACATCGCTGCGTTGGCCCTGAAATCCGGCAATGCTGCTCTCCTGCGGGGCGGCTCTGCGGCCCTGCGCAGCAACGAGACGCTGCTGTCGATCATGCGCGAGGCGCTGCGTTCCACCGCCGCTCCCGTGGACGCGGTGCTGAGCATCGACCCCTACGGGCGGAAGGGCGCCACCGAGCTGATGACCCAGCTCGGTTCTGTAGACGTGCTCATTCCACGCGGTGGCCGAGAGCTGATTCAGCACGTGGTCCGGAACTCCCGGGTGCCGGTGATCGAGACCGGTGAGGGAAACGTGCACGTGTACGTGGACGCGACCGCCGACCCCGATACCGCACGCGACATCGTGGTCAACGCCAAGACCCACCGGCCCAGCGTGTGCAACGCCGCCGAGACACTCCTGCTGCACCGCGACGCGGAGAAGGCCGGTCGCGAGGTGCTGCGCGGACTGCTGCGGGTCGGCGTCGACCTTCATCTGGACCCGCGTGCCCGGGACTGGCTGCCGGTCCCCGAACCGGAGGATCCGGCACAGGACCGCACCCAGGGTGAGGTGCTCGAGCTCACGGATAAGGACTACGCCACCGAGTACCTGGACCTGCAGATGGCCGTGGGGGTGGTGGACTCCCTGGACGAGGCGATCGAGCACATCGGCCGGTGGACCACCGGTCATACCGAGGCGATCATCACGGACTCGGTCGCCGATGCGGATCGCTTCGTCGCCGAGATCGACGCCGCCGCGGTAATCGTCAACGCCTCCACACGCTTCACCGACGGCGGCCAGTTCGGCCTCGGCGCGGAGGTGGGGATCTCGACGCAGAAGATGCATGCCCGCGGTCCGATGGGTATGGGACAGCTGACCACCACCAAATGGATCGTCCGTGGGGAGGGTCAGGTGCGCGCCTGA
- the nadD gene encoding nicotinate-nucleotide adenylyltransferase: MRLGVMGGTFDPIHHGHLVAASEVASEFQLDEVVFVPTGQPWQKAERDVTAPEHRYLLTVIATAANPRFTVSRVDIDRAGPTYTIDTLRDFRRLYPEAELFFITGADAMAQIMSWKGVDELWELAHFVSVTRPGYDSQDFGRTEEISLMEIPAMAISSTDCRERVRGNKPVWYLVPDGVVQYIAKHRLYQDLSAAREASDPTGEAVRLEAEPPHSMDETPRSRTAQSPQEATR, encoded by the coding sequence ATGCGGCTCGGCGTCATGGGCGGGACCTTCGACCCCATCCACCATGGGCACCTTGTGGCCGCCAGTGAGGTGGCCAGTGAGTTCCAGCTGGATGAGGTCGTGTTCGTCCCGACCGGACAGCCCTGGCAGAAGGCAGAGCGAGATGTCACCGCGCCGGAGCACAGGTATCTGCTCACGGTGATCGCCACCGCAGCCAATCCGCGGTTCACGGTCTCTCGCGTTGACATCGACCGTGCGGGCCCCACATATACGATCGACACGCTGCGGGACTTCCGCCGGCTCTATCCCGAGGCGGAACTGTTCTTCATCACCGGGGCCGACGCCATGGCTCAGATCATGTCCTGGAAGGGAGTGGACGAGCTGTGGGAGCTCGCGCACTTCGTCTCCGTCACTCGCCCGGGCTATGACTCCCAGGATTTCGGGCGTACCGAAGAGATCTCACTGATGGAGATCCCCGCGATGGCCATCTCCTCCACGGATTGCCGGGAGCGGGTCCGGGGCAACAAGCCGGTCTGGTACCTGGTGCCTGACGGCGTGGTGCAGTACATCGCCAAGCACCGGCTCTACCAGGATCTCAGCGCCGCTCGGGAAGCCTCCGACCCCACCGGCGAGGCGGTCAGGCTCGAAGCCGAGCCGCCGCATAGCATGGACGAAACCCCGCGATCACGGACCGCACAGAGTCCGCAGGAGGCTACGAGATGA
- the rsfS gene encoding ribosome silencing factor: MTIPEPVLTELRTAAAAAVDKLATDVVGLDVGERIGITDAFLLCSAPSDRQINAIVDAIEHQLKEKHDSAPPRREGRDSGTWVLLDYGHMVIHVQHEQERVLYGLDRLYAEVDRVDLHIPQAGPAIQDD, from the coding sequence GTGACCATCCCGGAGCCGGTCCTCACTGAACTGCGGACGGCGGCAGCCGCCGCCGTCGACAAGCTCGCCACAGATGTCGTGGGACTCGACGTGGGGGAGCGTATCGGCATCACCGACGCGTTCCTTCTCTGCTCGGCGCCGTCGGACCGTCAGATCAACGCGATCGTCGACGCGATCGAGCATCAGCTCAAAGAGAAGCATGACTCGGCGCCGCCGCGCCGGGAAGGCCGTGACTCCGGCACCTGGGTCCTGCTGGACTACGGCCATATGGTCATCCACGTCCAGCACGAGCAGGAGCGCGTCCTCTATGGGCTGGACCGTCTCTACGCCGAGGTGGACCGCGTTGACCTGCATATTCCCCAGGCCGGGCCCGCCATCCAGGACGATTGA
- a CDS encoding aldo/keto reductase → MEHRTLGRTGREVSSIGLGTWQLGADWGEVEESAALEVLDAAASSGVSFFDTADVYGDGRSESVIGRWLRENPSWGGTVATKMIRRAPDPSLEHASYENFKAWTDRSRRNLGVDTIDLVQLHCPAGDVITADAVYEALDRLVEEGAIAAYGVSVETCQQALDAIARPHVATVQIILNAFRRKPLDEVLPAAQEAGVGIIARVPLASGLLSGRYTAQTRFTENDHRSFNRGGEAFDVGETFSGVDYLTGVEAAAHFTALSRELGLEPPTAALAWAAQQPGVTTVIPGARSSEQARANATAGDVDPLPQDFLDSVQDLYDSTFRETIHPRW, encoded by the coding sequence GTGGAGCACAGGACACTGGGCAGGACTGGCCGCGAAGTCTCGAGCATCGGGCTGGGCACCTGGCAGCTGGGGGCGGACTGGGGCGAGGTGGAGGAGTCGGCGGCCCTCGAGGTGCTCGACGCTGCGGCCTCCTCGGGTGTGAGCTTCTTCGACACCGCCGACGTCTATGGCGACGGACGCAGCGAGAGCGTGATCGGTCGCTGGCTCCGGGAGAATCCCTCCTGGGGCGGAACCGTGGCGACGAAGATGATCCGTCGCGCGCCCGATCCGAGTCTCGAGCACGCCAGCTACGAGAACTTCAAAGCCTGGACGGACCGCTCTCGGCGCAATCTCGGCGTCGACACCATCGACCTGGTGCAGCTGCACTGCCCCGCCGGCGACGTCATCACCGCGGACGCGGTGTACGAGGCATTGGACCGTCTCGTCGAGGAGGGGGCGATCGCCGCCTACGGCGTCAGCGTGGAGACCTGCCAGCAGGCGCTGGACGCGATCGCGCGACCTCACGTGGCCACGGTGCAGATCATCCTCAACGCCTTTCGTCGCAAGCCGCTGGACGAGGTGCTGCCCGCCGCCCAGGAGGCGGGAGTCGGCATCATCGCCCGGGTGCCGCTGGCCAGCGGCCTGCTCAGCGGCCGCTACACCGCACAGACCCGCTTCACCGAGAACGACCACCGCAGCTTCAACCGCGGGGGAGAGGCGTTCGACGTCGGGGAGACCTTCTCCGGAGTGGACTACCTGACCGGTGTCGAGGCGGCCGCGCACTTCACTGCGCTGTCCCGCGAGCTGGGCCTCGAGCCGCCCACGGCCGCACTGGCCTGGGCCGCGCAGCAGCCGGGCGTCACCACGGTCATCCCTGGCGCTCGGTCCAGCGAGCAGGCACGTGCGAACGCCACCGCCGGGGACGTCGATCCGCTGCCTCAGGACTTCCTGGACTCGGTCCAGGACCTCTACGACTCGACCTTCCGGGAGACCATCCACCCACGCTGGTGA
- a CDS encoding cation diffusion facilitator family transporter, with protein MSSPSMLRPASEGSLPEEQRAALREARRLQWIWLSILLVTVLAMAAVMGSSQAMRTAWIEDLLSVLPPVAFLLAARLAARPPTVRHPFGLHRSLEIGHLVSGVTLGGAGIFLLVDGVTNLLQEERPPLGALDLFGIPVWEGWLMISVALASCVAPVILGRRKRHLAEVLHDKVLRADADMNRADWMTGLATAAGVLGIGVGLWWADAAAAIVISTSITKDGWANTRDAVQDILDARATTFDNAGPHPVIRQAEQMIAAEEWADDVVVIARDQGHVLHLTARVRCPSTAVPVEAIDEIRRRCREMDWRVHDVDITVTRWAGR; from the coding sequence ATGAGCAGCCCTTCCATGCTGCGTCCAGCCTCCGAGGGCTCACTGCCCGAAGAACAGCGCGCCGCGCTTCGTGAGGCCCGCCGGCTCCAGTGGATCTGGCTGAGCATCCTGCTGGTCACCGTCCTTGCGATGGCCGCAGTGATGGGCAGCTCACAGGCCATGCGCACCGCCTGGATCGAAGACCTGCTCTCGGTGCTTCCCCCGGTGGCGTTCCTGCTGGCGGCCCGGCTGGCGGCCCGTCCGCCCACGGTGCGGCATCCCTTCGGGCTTCACCGCTCCCTGGAGATCGGTCATCTCGTCTCCGGGGTGACGCTGGGCGGAGCGGGGATCTTCCTCCTCGTCGACGGCGTGACCAACCTGCTCCAGGAGGAGCGGCCGCCCTTGGGAGCCCTGGATCTCTTCGGCATCCCTGTCTGGGAGGGATGGCTGATGATCAGCGTCGCCCTGGCCAGCTGCGTGGCTCCGGTCATCCTCGGCCGCCGCAAGCGGCACCTCGCCGAGGTGCTCCACGACAAGGTGCTCCGTGCCGATGCGGACATGAACCGGGCGGACTGGATGACCGGACTGGCGACCGCCGCCGGAGTGCTGGGCATCGGCGTGGGACTCTGGTGGGCTGACGCGGCAGCCGCCATCGTCATCTCCACCAGCATCACCAAGGACGGCTGGGCGAACACCCGCGACGCCGTGCAGGACATCCTCGATGCCCGTGCCACCACCTTCGACAACGCCGGGCCCCATCCTGTGATCCGTCAGGCCGAACAGATGATCGCCGCCGAGGAATGGGCCGACGACGTCGTCGTGATCGCCAGGGACCAGGGCCATGTGCTGCACCTCACCGCCCGGGTGCGCTGCCCCTCAACGGCCGTCCCCGTCGAGGCGATCGACGAGATCCGACGACGCTGCCGCGAGATGGACTGGCGCGTCCACGACGTGGACATCACGGTGACCCGCTGGGCCGGACGCTGA
- a CDS encoding transporter substrate-binding domain-containing protein, giving the protein MVRIPRPDAATGAIACLLGVSVILSGCGIPRDPEQSLEAARGAELSAGAVHNPPWVSVEDGERPSGPEVDLIEEYAERIGAQVAWSTGSESGLVGRLHDRQLDVVIGGFDEHTVWDHHAAVTRPYEVPPEGPGRVVLVELGENALLHDLESHFITRDDS; this is encoded by the coding sequence ATGGTCCGCATCCCGCGCCCCGACGCCGCCACCGGGGCCATCGCCTGCCTGCTGGGCGTCTCCGTGATCCTCTCCGGATGCGGGATCCCCCGCGATCCGGAGCAGAGCCTCGAGGCCGCCCGAGGAGCGGAGCTCTCCGCCGGCGCGGTGCACAACCCGCCGTGGGTGTCTGTGGAGGACGGCGAACGCCCCTCGGGGCCCGAGGTCGACCTGATCGAGGAGTACGCCGAACGAATCGGAGCGCAGGTCGCCTGGTCCACCGGCAGCGAGAGCGGTCTGGTGGGCCGTCTCCATGATCGTCAGCTCGACGTCGTCATCGGCGGCTTCGACGAGCACACCGTCTGGGATCATCATGCCGCAGTCACCCGTCCCTATGAGGTCCCGCCGGAGGGGCCCGGGCGAGTGGTGCTCGTCGAACTCGGAGAGAACGCCCTGCTCCACGACCTCGAGTCCCACTTCATCACTCGGGACGACTCATGA
- a CDS encoding D-arabinono-1,4-lactone oxidase produces MISAAAAAGESVRPVGSGHSSLPLMTTDDVLISLDQLSGVVEADAEAGIASVLPGTGLAQLGAQLAEHGLAMENLGDVDYQAIAGAIATGTHGSGATLGNLSSTLVGGQLLDGRGELVSFGVDAGAGPDDPLLRAAQVSLGALGVLTRLTLRLEPAYELHRVNVMTHVDWVLEHFEQLIAAHRSVDFYWYPRSDLAQVRMLNKPGEEPDPDLPGAVPPGRVKTDETGPSYEIIPNSRDLRFEEMEYMLPLDPSLEAFRLVRERVKDRHRHRVGWRVLVRTIAPDRAMISNAQLRPTMTIALLQNASLDHEEYFADLEPLLRAFGGRPHWGKKHSLRAPELRQLYPEWEDFLGQRERLDPERLYINDHLAQLLGLQGTARREQR; encoded by the coding sequence GTGATCTCCGCCGCGGCCGCCGCCGGTGAGAGCGTCAGGCCGGTCGGCTCCGGGCATTCCTCGCTGCCCCTGATGACCACTGACGACGTCCTGATCAGCCTCGACCAGCTCTCCGGGGTCGTGGAGGCCGACGCCGAGGCCGGAATCGCGAGTGTGCTGCCGGGCACGGGTCTCGCACAGCTGGGAGCCCAGCTGGCGGAACACGGGCTGGCCATGGAGAATCTCGGCGACGTCGACTACCAGGCCATCGCCGGGGCGATCGCCACCGGCACTCATGGTTCCGGAGCGACCTTGGGCAACCTGTCTTCCACCTTGGTGGGCGGCCAGCTGCTCGACGGCCGGGGAGAGCTCGTGAGCTTCGGCGTCGACGCCGGTGCGGGGCCGGACGACCCGCTGCTGCGGGCCGCTCAGGTCTCCCTGGGTGCGCTGGGCGTGCTCACCCGCCTGACCCTGCGCCTGGAGCCGGCCTATGAGCTGCACCGCGTCAACGTCATGACTCATGTCGACTGGGTGCTGGAGCACTTCGAGCAGCTGATCGCGGCGCACCGCAGCGTGGACTTCTACTGGTATCCGCGCAGCGACCTGGCCCAGGTGCGGATGCTGAACAAGCCGGGGGAGGAGCCCGACCCGGATCTTCCGGGCGCCGTGCCGCCCGGGAGGGTGAAGACCGATGAGACCGGTCCCTCCTACGAGATCATCCCCAACTCCCGTGATCTGCGGTTCGAGGAGATGGAGTACATGCTGCCGCTGGACCCGTCGCTGGAGGCCTTCCGGTTGGTCCGTGAGCGGGTGAAGGACCGGCACCGTCACCGGGTCGGATGGCGGGTCCTGGTGCGCACGATCGCCCCGGACCGCGCGATGATCAGCAATGCCCAGCTTCGCCCGACGATGACCATCGCGCTGCTGCAGAACGCCTCTCTCGACCATGAGGAGTACTTCGCCGATCTGGAGCCGCTGCTGCGCGCCTTCGGCGGCAGGCCCCATTGGGGGAAGAAGCACTCCCTGCGGGCGCCCGAGCTGCGCCAGCTCTACCCGGAGTGGGAAGACTTCCTCGGGCAACGGGAGCGGCTGGACCCGGAACGCCTCTACATCAACGACCATCTGGCCCAACTCCTCGGACTTCAGGGGACAGCGCGGAGGGAGCAGAGATGA
- a CDS encoding sensory rhodopsin transducer, translated as MSEGHIPAAQPGNGPGSCRWAFSAGWIPPESTGHEPAFTSRDVLCLLNTDTGEACVEATVHHSDRDPVGPYRISVAAGRVKHVRLNDLIDPEAVPLGEPYGLVLVSDVPVVAQLAHLDTRDGQRSGALLNGVPGD; from the coding sequence ATGAGCGAAGGACACATTCCCGCAGCCCAGCCGGGCAACGGCCCAGGCAGCTGCCGCTGGGCCTTCTCAGCGGGCTGGATCCCGCCCGAGAGCACAGGTCACGAGCCTGCGTTCACCAGCCGAGATGTGCTGTGCCTGCTGAACACCGACACCGGGGAGGCCTGCGTGGAGGCGACCGTGCACCACTCCGACCGCGACCCGGTGGGCCCCTACCGGATCAGTGTGGCCGCTGGACGGGTCAAGCACGTGCGCCTCAATGACCTCATCGACCCCGAGGCGGTGCCATTGGGCGAGCCCTACGGCCTGGTGCTGGTCAGTGACGTGCCGGTGGTGGCGCAGCTGGCCCACCTGGACACCCGGGACGGCCAGCGGAGCGGGGCTCTGCTCAACGGGGTTCCGGGCGACTGA
- a CDS encoding DUF7218 family protein, whose protein sequence is MARDSIKDEELYERLRDEGESKEKAARIANQAAKESRSELGEKGGQASNYEDRTVDELRERAKELDITGYSDMTKDQLISALRNH, encoded by the coding sequence ATGGCACGAGACAGCATCAAGGACGAGGAGCTCTACGAGCGTCTACGTGACGAGGGCGAGTCGAAGGAGAAGGCCGCCCGCATCGCCAACCAGGCAGCCAAGGAGAGCCGCAGCGAACTCGGAGAGAAGGGCGGCCAGGCATCCAACTACGAGGACCGCACCGTCGACGAGCTCCGTGAGCGCGCCAAGGAGCTGGATATCACCGGCTACTCCGACATGACCAAAGACCAGCTGATCTCAGCACTGCGCAACCATTGA
- a CDS encoding SDR family oxidoreductase, with translation MTTDETQRDPRTMHREDPLPAQQQDEQPGLTAPTSPTPDHGEDSWIGHGRLTDRKTLITGGDSGIGRAVALAFAREGADIAFVHLPEEAEDAEETTRLVREAGRTCAAYAADITDEARAVEVVRRAVDDLGGLDVLILNAAYQRQREGIDTVPTDEVRRVFDTNLLAHVVITREAVPHLKPGSSIITTTSIQAVGPKPPLFDYAMTKAAQIAFTEALALELGEKGIRVNAVAPGPIWTPLIPATGFPDDAVEEFGQDTPLGRPGQPAELAGAYVYLASDEASYVSGSVIPVTGGKGF, from the coding sequence ATGACCACCGACGAGACTCAGCGCGACCCGCGGACCATGCACCGCGAGGATCCGCTCCCGGCTCAGCAGCAGGACGAGCAGCCGGGACTCACCGCACCCACCTCCCCCACGCCCGACCACGGCGAGGACAGCTGGATCGGGCACGGTCGGCTCACGGACAGGAAAACCCTGATCACCGGAGGGGACTCCGGCATCGGCCGGGCCGTCGCCCTCGCCTTCGCCCGGGAGGGCGCCGACATCGCCTTCGTCCATCTCCCCGAGGAGGCCGAGGACGCCGAGGAGACCACCAGGCTGGTCCGCGAAGCCGGCCGGACCTGCGCGGCGTACGCCGCAGACATCACCGACGAGGCTCGGGCCGTGGAAGTGGTGCGCCGTGCCGTGGATGACCTCGGCGGTCTGGACGTGCTCATCCTCAACGCCGCCTATCAGCGGCAGCGTGAGGGAATCGACACCGTCCCCACCGACGAGGTCCGCCGCGTCTTCGACACGAACCTGCTGGCTCACGTCGTCATCACTCGGGAGGCCGTCCCCCACCTGAAGCCCGGGTCCTCGATCATCACCACCACCTCCATCCAGGCCGTCGGCCCCAAGCCGCCGCTGTTCGACTACGCGATGACCAAGGCCGCCCAGATCGCCTTCACCGAGGCGCTGGCGCTCGAGCTCGGCGAAAAGGGAATCCGCGTCAACGCAGTGGCCCCCGGCCCGATCTGGACTCCGCTGATCCCGGCCACCGGATTCCCCGACGACGCCGTCGAGGAGTTCGGCCAGGACACTCCCCTGGGCCGCCCGGGACAGCCTGCCGAGCTGGCCGGCGCCTACGTGTATCTGGCCAGCGATGAGGCCTCCTACGTGTCCGGCTCCGTCATCCCGGTGACCGGAGGAAAGGGATTCTGA
- a CDS encoding DUF3054 domain-containing protein, with the protein MNTLDTGHEDSSHAGHRPGGLRGAWWMLLLDAALIILFAALGNRTHLSGLGLVDILSTASPFLLAWALSAAALRTWHRPSRLWPDGVIILIATVTLGMALRVVLGLGGAPVSFVLVTAGVLTTFLLGRRLLTGLLVSRSRG; encoded by the coding sequence ATGAACACACTCGACACCGGTCACGAAGACAGTAGTCACGCAGGCCACCGCCCCGGAGGCCTGCGCGGCGCCTGGTGGATGCTGCTCCTCGACGCCGCGCTGATCATCCTGTTCGCCGCACTGGGCAACCGCACCCATCTGAGCGGGCTCGGGCTGGTCGACATCCTCTCCACCGCCTCGCCCTTCCTCCTCGCCTGGGCCCTGAGCGCCGCGGCCCTGCGGACCTGGCACCGGCCATCTCGTCTCTGGCCCGACGGCGTGATCATCCTCATCGCCACGGTGACGTTGGGTATGGCGCTGCGCGTGGTGCTGGGTCTCGGGGGCGCCCCGGTCTCCTTCGTGCTCGTCACCGCCGGCGTGCTGACCACTTTCCTCCTCGGCCGCCGCCTGCTCACCGGGCTCCTGGTCTCACGCAGCCGAGGATGA
- a CDS encoding SRPBCC domain-containing protein, giving the protein MSDHTHSSGHTPGTAEPEQGSITRTLEIEASPEIVYEVISSPGHMARWWPEQADFTSRAGETGTLVFGESCGCGQAETVPLTIVEANPHRRFSFRWVYDESHAAPGNSLLVTFDIAPRRGARASTVTMTESGFRERGWSEAVARAEHRDHSQGWGIFLPRLQSYAAELVSAA; this is encoded by the coding sequence ATGTCAGACCACACGCACTCGTCAGGCCACACGCCGGGCACCGCAGAGCCCGAGCAGGGAAGCATCACTCGGACGCTGGAGATCGAGGCGTCTCCGGAGATCGTCTATGAGGTGATCAGCTCGCCGGGACATATGGCGAGATGGTGGCCGGAGCAGGCGGACTTCACCTCCCGGGCGGGGGAGACCGGCACGCTGGTCTTCGGTGAGTCCTGTGGCTGCGGACAGGCCGAGACCGTGCCCCTGACTATCGTCGAGGCGAACCCGCACCGGCGCTTCTCGTTTCGGTGGGTCTACGACGAATCGCATGCCGCACCGGGGAACTCCCTGCTGGTGACCTTCGACATCGCGCCGCGGCGCGGAGCCCGGGCATCCACTGTGACCATGACTGAGTCCGGCTTCAGGGAGCGTGGCTGGAGCGAGGCCGTCGCCCGGGCGGAGCATCGGGATCATTCCCAGGGGTGGGGCATCTTCCTCCCGCGCCTGCAGTCCTATGCCGCTGAGCTGGTGTCCGCCGCATGA
- a CDS encoding ArsR/SmtB family transcription factor: MSLGEHRPDRIGVDDALWDAVGDPTRRALLDLMLIGGPSSATRLSERMPVSRQAVAKHLSVLQRVGLVQARQEGRERQFSVDSEQLVRATAQLHEVGRRWDERLGRIKQIAEEIQRSRQS, encoded by the coding sequence ATGAGTCTGGGAGAGCATCGGCCGGACCGGATCGGGGTGGACGACGCCTTGTGGGATGCCGTCGGGGATCCCACAAGGCGGGCCCTGCTGGATCTGATGCTCATCGGCGGGCCCAGCAGTGCAACCCGGCTCAGTGAGCGGATGCCGGTCTCCAGGCAGGCCGTGGCCAAGCATCTGTCCGTGCTGCAGCGGGTCGGACTGGTCCAGGCGCGCCAGGAAGGGCGGGAGCGGCAGTTCTCGGTGGACTCCGAGCAGCTGGTGCGGGCCACTGCGCAGCTTCATGAGGTGGGTCGTCGCTGGGACGAGCGCCTGGGTCGGATCAAGCAGATCGCCGAGGAGATCCAACGTTCACGCCAGAGCTGA